The Vitis vinifera cultivar Pinot Noir 40024 chromosome 12, ASM3070453v1 genome has a segment encoding these proteins:
- the LOC100259032 gene encoding nicotianamine aminotransferase 1 isoform X2 has product MENGAAERWGFRGNQVLDKAASITVRGVLRKVISNLNPQDRRPVITLGQGDPSAFSCFRTAPEAEEAIVDAVRSREFDSYPPDVGVLPARRAIAEYLSTDLPYKLSPDDVYLTVGCGQAIELIIKVLARPGANILLPRPGYAFYEALAAANHLEFRRFDLLPEKVWEVDLEGVKALADENTVAMVIINPGNPCGNVFTHQHLKKVAETARMLGILVIADEVYGHLVFGSNPFVPMGVFGSITPVITLGSISKRWIVPGWRLGWLVTNDPNGILCKSGIVETIVSYLNICADPTSFIQGAVPQIIEKTTDDFFSRIISLLGKTADICFDGLADIPCITCPHKPEGAMSVMYHCR; this is encoded by the exons ATGGAGAATGGAGCAGCGGAGAGATGGGGTTTCCGGGGAAACCAAGTATTGGACAAAGCAGCCTCCATCACCGTAAGGGGAGTTCTGAGAAAAGTTATATCTAATCTCAATCCACAAGATCGCAGACCTGTTATTACTCTCGGCCAAGGTGACCCATCTGCCTTTTCCTGCTTCCGGACCGCTCCGGAGGCCGAAGAGGCCATTGTCGACGCCGTGCGGTCACGGGAATTCGACTCCTATCCCCCCGACGTCGGCGTTCTTCCAGCGAGGAG gGCTATAGCGGAATATCTCTCTACTGATCTTCCATACAAGCTATCCCCAGATGATGTTTATCTCACAGTTGGATGTGGACAAGCAATTGAACTCATAATAAAGGTCCTTGCTCGCCCTGGTGCCAACATTCTTCTCCCAAGACCTGGTTATGCGTTCTATGAAGCTCTTGCTGCAGCTAACCATCTGGAATTCCGTCGGTTTGATCTTCTTCCCGAGAAGGTTTGGGAGGTTGATCTGGAGGGAGTCAAAGCTCTTGCAGATGAGAACACTGTTGCTATGGTTATCATCAACCCCGGCAATCCCTGTGGCAATGTCTTTACACACCAGCATCTGAAGAAG GTGGCGGAAACTGCAAGAATGCTCGGAATTCTTGTGATTGCTGATGAAGTATATGGCCACCTTGTTTTTGGGAGTAATCCTTTTGTGCCAATGGGAGTATTTGGGTCGATCACGCCTGTTATAACACTTGGATCCATATCAAAAAGATGGATTGTTCCTGGTTGGAGACTTGGCTGGCTCGTGACCAATGATCCTAATGGCATCCTCTGCAAATCCGGG ATTGTGGAAACCATTGTGAGTTATCTCAATATTTGTGCTGACCCTACAAGCTTCATCCAG ggGGCTGTTCCTCAAATCATTGAGAAAACGACAGATGATTTCTTCTCGAGAATTATTAGCTTACTCGGAAAAACTGCAGACATATGCTTTGATGGACTTGCAGATATCCCCTGCATTACTTGCCCACACAAACCAGAAGGAGCCATGTCTGTAATG taCCACTGCAGGTGA
- the LOC100242005 gene encoding tyrosine aminotransferase, whose protein sequence is MENGAAERWGFRGNQVLHKASSITVRGVLGKVISNLNPQDRRPVITLGQGDPSAFSSFRTSPEAEEAIVDAVRSRKFNSYSPDVGVLTARRAIAEYLSADLPYKLSPDDVYLTIGCAQAIKLIIKVLALPGANILLPRPGYALYEAHAAANHLEFRRFDLLPEKGWEVDLEGVKALADENTVAMVIINPGNPCGNVFTHQHLKKVAETARMLGILVIADEVYGHLVFGSNPYVPMGVFGSITPVITLGSISKRWIVPGWRLGWLVTNDPNGILCKSGVVETIVSSLNICTDPATFIHGAVPQIIEKTTDDFFSRIIGLLRKTADICFDGLADIPCITCPHKPEGAMSVMVNLNVSLLEDIEDDMDFCVKLSKEESVIILPGFTVGMENWLRITFATEPPSLEDGLGRIKAFCQRHAKKQ, encoded by the exons ATGGAGAATGGGGCAGCGGAGAGATGGGGTTTCCGGGGAAACCAAGTGTTGCACAAAGCATCCTCCATCACCGTGAGGGGAGTTCTGGGCAAAGTTATATCTAATCTTAATCCACAAGATCGCAGACCTGTTATTACTCTTGGACAAGGTGACCCATCTGCCTTTTCCTCCTTCCGGACCTCTCCGGAGGCCGAAGAGGCCATTGTCGACGCCGTCCGGTCCCGGAAATTCAACTCCTATTCCCCCGACGTCGGCGTTCTTACAGCGAGGAG gGCTATAGCGGAATATCTCTCTGCTGATCTTCCATACAAGCTATCCCCAGATGATGTTTATCTCACAATTGGATGTGCACAAGCAATTAAACTCATAATAAAGGTCCTTGCTCTCCCCGGTGCCAACATTCTTCTCCCAAGACCTGGTTATGCGTTATATGAAGCTCATGCTGCAGCTAACCATCTGGAATTCCGTCGGTTCGATCTTCTGCCCGAGAAGGGTTGGGAGGTTGATCTGGAGGGAGTCAAAGCTCTTGCAGATGAGAACACTGTTGCTATGGTTATCATCAACCCCGGCAATCCTTGTGGCAATGTCTTCACACACCAGCATCTGAAGAAG GTGGCGGAAACTGCAAGAATGCTCGGAATTCTTGTGATTGCTGATGAAGTATATGGGCACCTTGTTTTTGGGAGTAACCCTTATGTGCCAATGGGAGTTTTTGGGTCGATTACGCCTGTTATTACACTTGGATCTATATCAAAGAGATGGATTGTTCCTGGTTGGAGACTTGGTTGGCTTGTGACAAATGATCCTAATGGCATCCTCTGCAAATCCGGG GTTGTGGAAACCATTGTGAGTTCTCTCAATATTTGTACTGACCCGGCAACCTTCATTCAC GGGGCTGTTCCTCAAATCATTGAGAAAACAACAGATGATTTCTTCTCAAGAATTATTGGCTTACTCCGAAAAACTGCGGACATATGTTTTGATGGACTTGCAGATATCCCCTGCATTACTTGCCCACACAAGCCAGAAGGAGCCATGTCGGTAATG GTGAATCTAAATGTGTCTCTACTAGAAGACATTGAGGATGATATGGATTTCTGTGTGAAGCTGTCTAAAGAGGAATCCGTAATTATTTTGCCCG GTTTTACTGTGGGAATGGAGAATTGGCTTCGTATAACTTTTGCCACTGAGCCACCCTCCCTTGAAGATGGGCTTGGCAGGATCAAAGCCTTCTGCCAGAGGCATGCCAAGAAGCAGTAA
- the LOC100259032 gene encoding nicotianamine aminotransferase 1 isoform X1, which yields MENGAAERWGFRGNQVLDKAASITVRGVLRKVISNLNPQDRRPVITLGQGDPSAFSCFRTAPEAEEAIVDAVRSREFDSYPPDVGVLPARRAIAEYLSTDLPYKLSPDDVYLTVGCGQAIELIIKVLARPGANILLPRPGYAFYEALAAANHLEFRRFDLLPEKVWEVDLEGVKALADENTVAMVIINPGNPCGNVFTHQHLKKVAETARMLGILVIADEVYGHLVFGSNPFVPMGVFGSITPVITLGSISKRWIVPGWRLGWLVTNDPNGILCKSGIVETIVSYLNICADPTSFIQGAVPQIIEKTTDDFFSRIISLLGKTADICFDGLADIPCITCPHKPEGAMSVMVKLNVSLLEDIDDDMDFCMKLSKEESVIILAGFAVGMKNWLRITFATEPPFLEDGIGRIKAFCQRHAKKQ from the exons ATGGAGAATGGAGCAGCGGAGAGATGGGGTTTCCGGGGAAACCAAGTATTGGACAAAGCAGCCTCCATCACCGTAAGGGGAGTTCTGAGAAAAGTTATATCTAATCTCAATCCACAAGATCGCAGACCTGTTATTACTCTCGGCCAAGGTGACCCATCTGCCTTTTCCTGCTTCCGGACCGCTCCGGAGGCCGAAGAGGCCATTGTCGACGCCGTGCGGTCACGGGAATTCGACTCCTATCCCCCCGACGTCGGCGTTCTTCCAGCGAGGAG gGCTATAGCGGAATATCTCTCTACTGATCTTCCATACAAGCTATCCCCAGATGATGTTTATCTCACAGTTGGATGTGGACAAGCAATTGAACTCATAATAAAGGTCCTTGCTCGCCCTGGTGCCAACATTCTTCTCCCAAGACCTGGTTATGCGTTCTATGAAGCTCTTGCTGCAGCTAACCATCTGGAATTCCGTCGGTTTGATCTTCTTCCCGAGAAGGTTTGGGAGGTTGATCTGGAGGGAGTCAAAGCTCTTGCAGATGAGAACACTGTTGCTATGGTTATCATCAACCCCGGCAATCCCTGTGGCAATGTCTTTACACACCAGCATCTGAAGAAG GTGGCGGAAACTGCAAGAATGCTCGGAATTCTTGTGATTGCTGATGAAGTATATGGCCACCTTGTTTTTGGGAGTAATCCTTTTGTGCCAATGGGAGTATTTGGGTCGATCACGCCTGTTATAACACTTGGATCCATATCAAAAAGATGGATTGTTCCTGGTTGGAGACTTGGCTGGCTCGTGACCAATGATCCTAATGGCATCCTCTGCAAATCCGGG ATTGTGGAAACCATTGTGAGTTATCTCAATATTTGTGCTGACCCTACAAGCTTCATCCAG ggGGCTGTTCCTCAAATCATTGAGAAAACGACAGATGATTTCTTCTCGAGAATTATTAGCTTACTCGGAAAAACTGCAGACATATGCTTTGATGGACTTGCAGATATCCCCTGCATTACTTGCCCACACAAACCAGAAGGAGCCATGTCTGTAATG GTGAAACTAAATGTGTCTCTACTGGAAGACATAGATGATGATATGGATTTCTGTATGAAGCTGTCTAAAGAGGAATCAGTGATTATTTTGGCCG GTTTTGCTGTGGGAATGAAGAATTGGCTTCGTATAACTTTTGCCACTGAGCCTCCATTCCTTGAAGATGGGATTGGCAGGATCAAAGCCTTCTGTCAGAGGCATGCCAAGAAGCAGTAA